GGGTCAGAGGCCTCTTCAAGAGGAAGGCAGGGGCCAGCAGGTCCCGGGCCGAGGCCTGAGAAAAATCCGCCGCACCGGTATCAACCGCTCCGGAGGCTCTTATCCATTGAGGAGGACCGATGGGAGAAATCAAGAGTACCCTGGAAATCGCACTGGAAAAAGCGAGGTCGATCAAGATCTCTTCGGAGGATAGAAGGCGTTTCAAAGGCGAGGAGGCCCGTTCCAAGGCCAGGGAAATCTTTCAAGACTATATCGACCACCGGGCCCGGTCGGCAGACCTTGGGGCACTCATAGAGAAAAGCGGCCAGGAGCCGTCCCTTTTGAGGCACCATCTGGTCGAGGTCTTTCTGGACTCCCTCGATCCTGCCCGTGAGTCCGAAAGGATCTGGGAGGGGCTGGGTGAACTCGGTCTGAAGGAGACATCACCCTTCCGGGAGGCCCTGGCCCGGATAGGCGAAGATGAAGAGACGGCTCGCAGGGAAGAGGCCCAGAGGCTCGAGAAGCGACTCTCGGAGGCTCTGGCAGAGGCAGGAATTTCGGGAACAGCAGTGGAACCCAATGTCGAGGGGACATCCGAATGGAAAGAGATCCTGCACAGTGTCGAGAAACGAAGATCCAAAGCCCTCCAGAGGCTTCGCCGGGAAGTCTCACAGGCTATAGAAGGGGATAGTAGCTTTCCTCGATAGCTCGAAAATTCTCCTGCACCCGGTCTTCTCCAACGATTATCTCTCCGTGGCCGGGGAGGAGGATCTCCACGTCGAGTCTTCTCACCTTCTCGATGCTCTCCATCAACTGTTTGCCGTCTCCACCCGGGAAGTCCGTCCTACCCACTCCTCTGTAAAAGACCAGATCCCCCGTTACGAGGACTCTCCTCTCCGGCCAGTAGATACAGATCCCTCCCGGCGAGTGCCCCGGGGTATGAATCACCTGGTAGAGGCACCCCCCCACCTGGAGGGTCCCCTCCTTCAAATGGAAATCGATGGGAACCCTGGGAATCGCTATTCCCATCATCTGGTAGAGGACCCCCCCCTCCCGGCGCAAATACTCTTCCTCCTCCTTGTGGCAAGCCACCTTGATACGGCCGTCGGCAAATGTTCCGACCGCCTCATAGTGATCAGGGTGACAGTGGGTGATGATGACGAGATCTATCGAATCCAGGGAGACCCCATCCTGCTCCATGCCCCGCAGCAGGTGATCCACGTGTCTCTTATGGCCTACATCGACAAGGACGGCCCGATCCTCACCCAGGACGTAGCTGTTGCAGTTGTTCTCAAAGTAGTTCTGCCACGGATACGCATAGATCCCATTTTCGATAATCATGCTTCACCCCTCACCCGGCTTTGCCGTCAGGT
The Deltaproteobacteria bacterium DNA segment above includes these coding regions:
- a CDS encoding MBL fold metallo-hydrolase, yielding MIIENGIYAYPWQNYFENNCNSYVLGEDRAVLVDVGHKRHVDHLLRGMEQDGVSLDSIDLVIITHCHPDHYEAVGTFADGRIKVACHKEEEEYLRREGGVLYQMMGIAIPRVPIDFHLKEGTLQVGGCLYQVIHTPGHSPGGICIYWPERRVLVTGDLVFYRGVGRTDFPGGDGKQLMESIEKVRRLDVEILLPGHGEIIVGEDRVQENFRAIEESYYPLL